A stretch of Spirochaeta cellobiosiphila DSM 17781 DNA encodes these proteins:
- the tilS gene encoding tRNA lysidine(34) synthetase TilS, which produces MLNDDLVLFCRHHDLFDKGIWIAFSGGKDSVYLALAVYNSSLKDNLKGLIYIKHNLRDSSESDKEEAFVESFSGQYGLVLKKLVCEPGYIEDYASERNLSIEMAARKIRYTYFEETLAKNDVIFTAHHKDDLIELYMMRFISGSGLNGFHGIPEERHPYYRPLLNTSTFDIIDYLKKNGISYITDYTNKENDYSRNKIRNLILPVIKNSFPQFESHLLSTVQDIQDALYTLSQLTLLSWTKTDHGYYVMTKDFESMTPYMRRASLYQIFDKTQIGSDAFISRRQMSKLSYSKKLPRGIILKTDNYQCVNNGDRLFWITNVVNLKKNEYLIQTELDKWYICGEFVIKITREEGAHGPVFLDINTSYIRTYLPSDSFINEGSLISIKKIVRKKGFNTNDCLILGDYLGIKAVLLPSGELLTTDNQLGSRIYIGIKRG; this is translated from the coding sequence ATGTTAAATGATGATCTAGTTTTGTTCTGTAGGCATCATGATCTTTTTGATAAAGGTATCTGGATCGCCTTTTCTGGTGGCAAGGATAGTGTTTACCTGGCTTTGGCTGTCTATAATTCTTCTTTGAAGGATAATTTGAAAGGACTTATTTATATAAAACATAATCTACGAGATAGCTCTGAGAGTGATAAAGAAGAAGCTTTTGTAGAGTCCTTTTCCGGTCAATATGGTCTTGTTCTTAAGAAGCTCGTATGTGAACCCGGTTACATAGAAGATTATGCTTCTGAACGTAATCTTAGTATTGAAATGGCAGCAAGAAAAATAAGATATACCTATTTTGAAGAGACACTGGCTAAGAATGATGTAATATTTACGGCTCATCATAAAGACGATCTAATTGAGCTCTATATGATGAGGTTTATTAGTGGATCAGGTCTCAATGGTTTTCATGGAATACCAGAGGAAAGACATCCCTATTACAGGCCTCTTTTGAATACCTCAACATTCGATATCATAGATTACCTGAAAAAAAACGGTATTAGTTATATAACAGATTATACTAATAAAGAAAATGATTATTCACGCAACAAGATTCGTAATTTAATTTTGCCTGTAATTAAGAATAGTTTTCCCCAATTTGAATCCCATTTATTATCGACAGTACAAGATATACAAGACGCCCTTTATACTTTGTCGCAATTAACTTTACTTTCATGGACAAAGACTGATCACGGGTATTATGTGATGACGAAGGATTTTGAATCTATGACTCCTTATATGAGAAGAGCTTCCCTCTATCAGATTTTTGACAAAACTCAAATTGGTTCTGATGCTTTTATTAGTCGTAGGCAAATGAGTAAATTATCCTATAGTAAAAAGTTACCTAGAGGTATCATTCTGAAAACAGATAACTACCAATGTGTGAATAATGGGGATAGACTTTTTTGGATTACTAATGTTGTAAATCTAAAAAAAAATGAGTATCTTATACAAACTGAACTGGATAAGTGGTATATCTGCGGAGAATTTGTAATAAAAATAACCCGGGAAGAGGGGGCCCATGGTCCTGTCTTTTTAGATATAAACACTTCCTATATACGAACATATTTACCTTCAGATTCTTTTATCAACGAAGGAAGTTTGATTTCAATCAAAAAAATTGTTCGAAAAAAAGGCTTTAATACCAATGATTGTCTGATCTTAGGTGATTATCTGGGTATTAAAGCTGTATTACTTCCTTCTGGTGAACTATTAACAACAGATAACCAGCTTGGGAGTAGGATTTATATTGGTATTAAAAGAGGATAA
- the pth gene encoding aminoacyl-tRNA hydrolase, which produces MNNKFLFVGLGNPGSQYDQTRHNVGFMMLDRISSKYGLLFKKPMFRSYLISHLYLNNSEYILVKPLTYMNKSGEVLPYLLNRYDISLKNTFVFIDNMDLPVGRCKLKRSGGNAGHNGLKSILASVEDEHFNRIYIGVGRPTQGVSVVDHVLGQFDDSSLSIIEKTFEALENPILSLGEQNITQVLEGINRINVK; this is translated from the coding sequence TTGAATAATAAGTTCTTATTTGTTGGATTAGGTAATCCTGGTTCGCAATATGATCAAACTCGACATAATGTTGGATTTATGATGTTAGACCGTATTTCAAGTAAATACGGTCTTTTGTTTAAAAAGCCAATGTTCAGATCTTATCTCATTAGTCATTTGTATTTAAATAATAGTGAATATATTCTAGTAAAACCTCTAACCTACATGAACAAGAGTGGAGAGGTCCTGCCTTATTTATTGAATAGATATGATATTTCTTTGAAAAACACTTTTGTTTTTATAGATAATATGGATCTCCCTGTAGGACGTTGTAAATTGAAACGCAGTGGTGGGAATGCCGGTCATAATGGTTTGAAATCTATTTTGGCCTCTGTAGAGGATGAGCATTTTAACCGTATTTATATCGGTGTTGGTAGGCCCACTCAGGGTGTTTCCGTTGTAGATCATGTCTTAGGTCAATTTGATGACTCTAGTCTCAGTATTATAGAGAAAACCTTCGAAGCTCTCGAAAATCCTATATTAAGCTTAGGTGAACAAAATATAACTCAGGTATTAGAAGGTATTAACCGTATCAATGTTAAATGA
- the ftsH gene encoding ATP-dependent zinc metalloprotease FtsH, whose translation MSENNEDKNKDKGPISFNFKNNRFAFVLLMIISLSFLALFLFGNPSPVRELEYSAFLEYLDQGKVKEVRIVNDSIVYELSGSIISESGTAVDFKTILPYPDSTLLQKLEDHDVRVSGKRPNVSFFSILIQSFPWIFAVVIIFFMYRQVQGGGNKAFSFGKSKAKKYTETTKKITFADVAGQNEAKEELSEVVEFLKNPLRFTNIGAKIPKGVLLVGMPGTGKTLLARAIAGEAGVNYFHMSGSDFVEMFVGVGASRVRDLFEQGRKNSPCIIFIDELDAVGRTRGAGYGGGHDEREQTLNQMLVEMDGFESKDGVIIIAATNRPDVLDPALLRPGRFDRQVVVDMPDVKERQAILTIHSNKIKMGTDIDLERIARATPGSSGADIANLVNEAALFAARKGKVAVEMDDFEEARDKLLMGVARTSRVINPKDKLATSYHEAGHALLHYYLEFADPLHKVTVVPRGRALGVAMSLPEEDKYSRDSGWLLDRIKIAYGGYAAEKIVYGRTSTGVQNDLEQATGMARRMVCEWGMSENLGPVAYGQKEEPIFIGKEIAQHKDYSDVTADKIDGEIKSILSNCLNEVMTLLTENRDKLDKLADALVHRETLDDKEVRELLQIEPFSESRVDKEVSSNKEES comes from the coding sequence ATGTCTGAGAACAATGAGGACAAAAACAAGGACAAAGGCCCAATTAGTTTTAATTTTAAAAATAATCGCTTTGCTTTTGTTTTATTGATGATAATAAGTTTGTCCTTCCTTGCTTTATTTTTATTTGGTAATCCTTCGCCTGTAAGAGAATTGGAATACTCTGCATTTTTGGAATATTTGGATCAGGGCAAAGTAAAAGAAGTACGTATTGTGAATGATTCCATTGTTTATGAGTTATCAGGATCAATCATTTCAGAATCTGGTACGGCAGTTGATTTTAAAACTATATTACCATACCCGGATTCAACACTACTACAAAAGTTGGAAGATCATGATGTCAGGGTTAGTGGAAAACGCCCTAATGTCTCTTTCTTCAGTATTTTGATTCAATCTTTTCCTTGGATATTTGCTGTTGTAATCATCTTCTTTATGTACAGACAAGTACAGGGGGGTGGTAATAAAGCCTTTAGTTTCGGTAAGAGCAAAGCAAAGAAGTATACTGAAACAACAAAGAAGATAACATTTGCCGATGTAGCTGGACAAAACGAGGCCAAGGAAGAATTATCAGAAGTGGTTGAGTTTTTGAAAAATCCCTTACGATTTACAAACATTGGTGCCAAAATACCCAAAGGAGTTCTTCTTGTCGGTATGCCTGGAACAGGGAAGACGCTTCTTGCTAGAGCAATAGCGGGAGAAGCCGGAGTTAACTATTTCCACATGTCAGGATCTGATTTTGTAGAAATGTTTGTCGGAGTTGGGGCCAGTCGTGTGAGAGACTTGTTTGAACAAGGACGCAAAAATTCTCCCTGTATCATATTCATCGATGAATTAGATGCCGTTGGTAGAACTCGTGGTGCTGGATATGGGGGGGGTCATGATGAACGTGAACAGACCCTTAATCAGATGTTAGTTGAAATGGATGGCTTTGAGTCTAAGGACGGTGTAATAATAATAGCCGCCACTAATAGACCTGATGTTCTCGATCCTGCCCTATTACGTCCAGGACGTTTTGATAGACAAGTTGTAGTCGACATGCCTGATGTAAAAGAAAGACAAGCTATATTAACCATTCATAGCAATAAGATAAAAATGGGTACTGATATAGATCTAGAACGTATTGCCAGAGCGACTCCTGGTTCTAGTGGTGCTGATATTGCCAACTTAGTTAATGAGGCTGCCCTATTTGCTGCCAGAAAAGGCAAGGTTGCCGTTGAAATGGATGACTTTGAAGAAGCTAGAGACAAACTATTAATGGGTGTAGCCCGAACTTCGCGAGTCATCAATCCTAAGGATAAGCTGGCTACTTCCTACCACGAAGCAGGTCATGCTTTGCTTCACTACTACTTAGAATTTGCTGATCCTTTACATAAAGTAACAGTTGTCCCAAGGGGTAGAGCTTTAGGTGTTGCTATGTCATTACCTGAAGAGGATAAATATAGTCGAGATTCTGGATGGCTATTAGACAGGATAAAAATCGCTTATGGTGGTTATGCTGCAGAAAAGATTGTATACGGTCGAACAAGTACAGGTGTTCAAAATGATCTGGAACAGGCTACAGGTATGGCTCGCCGTATGGTGTGTGAATGGGGTATGAGTGAAAATCTCGGTCCTGTTGCCTATGGTCAGAAAGAAGAACCCATTTTTATTGGAAAAGAAATAGCACAACATAAAGATTATTCCGATGTAACTGCCGATAAAATAGATGGAGAGATAAAGAGTATTTTATCTAATTGTCTAAATGAAGTTATGACGTTATTAACTGAGAATAGGGATAAGTTGGATAAATTAGCGGATGCTTTGGTTCATCGAGAGACTCTAGATGATAAAGAAGTACGAGAACTTCTCCAAATAGAACCTTTTTCGGAGAGTAGAGTTGATAAAGAAGTGTCTTCAAACAAGGAAGAATCTTAA